In Sphingomonas sp. LR60, the following are encoded in one genomic region:
- the glmM gene encoding phosphoglucosamine mutase, giving the protein MARKYFGTDGIRGLTNAGAMTAEMAMKVGMAAGRHFLRGQHRHRVVIGKDTRLSGYMLESALQAGFTSVGMDVTLVGPMPTPAVAMLTKSMRADMGVMISASHNPFFDNGIKLFGPDGYKLSDEDELAIEAAIDGEVALAPAGEIGRAKRIDDARGRYIHFAKSTFPNDLRLDGMKVVVDCANGAAYQVAPEALWELGADVVQIGVNPNGLNINDKIGSTHPEALSEAVIAHGAAIGIALDGDADRLIVVDEKGRVIDGDQLMATIAAGWARAGRLAGGGLVATVMSNLGLERHLKAQGLGLIRTAVGDRHVLEAMRRRGYNVGGEQSGHIILSDYATTGDGLVAALQVLAEICRAGAPASEVLHRFEPLPQLLKNVRFSGGKPLETDAVKAVIADAEAELAGRGRLVIRPSGTEPVIRVMAEGDDPAQVERVVDRICDAVRAAV; this is encoded by the coding sequence ATGGCAAGAAAATATTTCGGCACCGACGGCATTCGCGGCCTGACCAACGCCGGCGCGATGACCGCGGAGATGGCGATGAAGGTCGGGATGGCGGCCGGTCGACACTTCCTGCGCGGGCAGCACCGCCACCGGGTGGTGATCGGCAAGGACACGCGCCTGTCGGGCTATATGCTGGAGAGCGCGTTGCAGGCCGGGTTCACGAGCGTCGGGATGGATGTGACGCTGGTGGGTCCGATGCCGACCCCGGCGGTGGCGATGCTGACCAAGTCGATGCGCGCCGACATGGGCGTGATGATCTCCGCCAGCCACAATCCGTTTTTCGACAACGGAATCAAGCTCTTCGGGCCGGATGGTTACAAACTGTCCGACGAGGACGAGCTGGCGATCGAGGCGGCGATTGACGGCGAGGTTGCGCTCGCCCCGGCGGGCGAGATCGGGCGCGCCAAGCGGATCGACGACGCGCGCGGTCGCTATATCCATTTTGCCAAATCGACGTTCCCCAATGACTTGCGGCTCGACGGGATGAAGGTGGTGGTCGATTGCGCGAACGGCGCCGCCTATCAGGTCGCACCGGAGGCGCTGTGGGAATTGGGCGCCGACGTCGTTCAGATCGGGGTCAATCCCAATGGCCTGAACATCAACGACAAGATCGGCTCAACCCACCCCGAAGCCTTGTCGGAGGCGGTGATCGCGCATGGCGCGGCGATCGGGATCGCGCTGGACGGCGATGCCGACCGGCTGATCGTGGTCGATGAAAAGGGCCGGGTGATCGACGGCGACCAGTTGATGGCGACGATCGCCGCGGGCTGGGCGCGGGCCGGGCGGCTGGCGGGCGGCGGGCTGGTCGCGACGGTGATGTCGAACCTCGGGCTGGAGCGACATCTGAAGGCGCAGGGCCTTGGGCTGATCCGCACCGCGGTCGGCGATCGGCACGTGCTGGAGGCGATGCGGCGGCGCGGCTACAATGTCGGCGGCGAGCAATCGGGGCATATCATCCTCAGCGATTATGCGACGACCGGCGACGGGTTGGTTGCGGCGTTGCAGGTGCTGGCGGAGATCTGCCGCGCGGGCGCACCGGCCAGCGAGGTGCTGCACCGTTTCGAGCCACTGCCGCAATTGCTGAAGAACGTGCGCTTCTCGGGCGGCAAGCCGCTGGAGACCGACGCGGTGAAGGCGGTGATCGCCGATGCCGAGGCGGAGCTGGCAGGGCGGGGGCGGCTGGTGATCCGTCCGTCGGGGACCGAGCCGGTGATCCGCGTGATGGCCGAGGGCGATGATCCGGCGCAGGTGGAGCGGGTGGTGGACCGCATCTGCGATGCGGTGCGCGCCGCGGTTTGA
- the gpmA gene encoding 2,3-diphosphoglycerate-dependent phosphoglycerate mutase — protein sequence MPTLVLIRHGQSAWNLENRFTGWWDVDVTEKGAAEARAAGELMAAKGLDFDQTFTSLQTRAIKTLNLALEAMGRLWLPVEKDWRLNERHYGGLTGLDKAETAAKHGDEQVHVWRRSFDVPPPPIEPGSQFDLSADRRYAGIDVPATESLKDTIARVLPYWEGRIAPALKDGQRVLISAHGNSLRALVKHLSGISDDEITGLEIPTGQPIVYELDNALNATDRYYLNER from the coding sequence TTGCCGACGCTCGTCCTCATCCGCCACGGCCAGTCCGCCTGGAACCTCGAAAACCGCTTCACCGGCTGGTGGGACGTCGACGTCACCGAGAAGGGCGCCGCCGAGGCGCGCGCCGCGGGCGAATTGATGGCGGCCAAGGGGCTGGACTTCGACCAGACCTTCACCTCGCTCCAGACCCGCGCGATCAAGACGCTCAACCTCGCACTGGAGGCGATGGGGCGGCTCTGGCTGCCGGTCGAGAAGGACTGGCGGCTCAACGAGCGGCACTATGGCGGGCTGACCGGGCTCGACAAGGCCGAGACGGCGGCGAAGCACGGCGACGAGCAGGTCCACGTCTGGCGCCGCAGCTTCGACGTCCCGCCGCCGCCGATCGAGCCGGGCAGCCAGTTCGACCTCTCCGCGGACCGCCGCTACGCCGGGATCGACGTTCCCGCAACCGAGAGCCTCAAGGACACGATTGCGCGGGTTCTGCCTTATTGGGAAGGCCGCATCGCTCCCGCGCTCAAGGACGGACAACGCGTGCTGATCTCCGCGCACGGCAATTCGCTCCGCGCGCTGGTCAAGCATCTGTCGGGGATTTCGGACGACGAGATCACCGGGCTGGAAATTCCGACCGGCCAGCCGATCGTCTACGAATTGGACAACGCACTCAATGCGACCGACCGTTACTATCTGAACGAGCGGTAA
- a CDS encoding GNAT family N-acetyltransferase, producing MMQIRKDVPANPLIAPLLAAHVADQRDNTPPGFSFALDTAGLSTPDVTFWTAWDGDTPIGMGALRELDAHSGEVKSMRAADAWRGRGVGHAMLEAIVATAHGRGYRRLYLETGTTAAYAPALALYRRAGFVPCDAFADYAPSPHNQFLTLIL from the coding sequence ATGATGCAGATCAGGAAGGACGTTCCCGCCAATCCGCTGATCGCGCCGTTGCTCGCCGCGCATGTCGCCGATCAGCGCGACAACACTCCGCCCGGCTTCTCCTTCGCGCTCGACACCGCGGGATTGTCGACCCCGGACGTCACGTTCTGGACGGCCTGGGACGGTGACACGCCGATCGGCATGGGCGCACTGCGCGAACTCGACGCGCACAGCGGCGAAGTGAAGTCGATGCGCGCCGCCGACGCCTGGCGCGGGCGCGGAGTCGGTCATGCGATGCTGGAGGCGATCGTCGCGACGGCTCATGGGCGCGGCTATCGTCGCTTGTACCTCGAAACCGGCACCACCGCGGCCTATGCACCGGCGCTCGCGCTATACCGCCGCGCCGGCTTCGTCCCTTGCGATGCCTTCGCCGATTATGCCCCCAGCCCGCATAACCAGTTTCTGACCCTGATCCTCTAA
- a CDS encoding dienelactone hydrolase family protein — MTISRRTIVHDGPGGPFEGVFAWDDAGAGPRPGVLVIPNVLGQKEADTLKAEALAALGYTAFACDLFGQGKRTQRGAGASRYMDELNADRGLLRERLGAALGALTTQPEVDEASVAAIGFCFGGKCVLDMARAGLPIRGGVSFHGVYDRPDWPSVDPITVPLLICHGWDDPLGPPSAVVELGEELTAARADWQIHAYGRAGHAFTDSAMPAGQAGFGYDARADRRSWRAMSQFLQDCL; from the coding sequence ATGACGATCAGCCGTCGCACTATCGTCCATGACGGGCCGGGCGGTCCGTTCGAAGGCGTGTTCGCGTGGGACGATGCCGGGGCCGGGCCGCGGCCGGGCGTGCTGGTGATCCCGAACGTGCTCGGGCAGAAAGAAGCCGACACGCTCAAGGCCGAGGCGCTGGCGGCGCTCGGCTATACCGCCTTCGCCTGCGACCTGTTCGGCCAGGGCAAGCGCACGCAGCGCGGCGCGGGGGCGAGCCGCTATATGGACGAACTCAACGCCGATCGCGGGTTGCTGCGCGAGCGGTTGGGTGCGGCGCTGGGCGCGCTGACCACCCAGCCCGAGGTCGATGAAGCGAGCGTCGCGGCGATCGGCTTCTGCTTCGGGGGCAAATGCGTGCTCGACATGGCGCGGGCCGGGTTGCCGATCCGCGGCGGGGTCAGCTTCCACGGCGTCTATGACCGGCCCGACTGGCCGAGCGTCGATCCGATCACCGTTCCATTGTTGATCTGCCACGGGTGGGACGATCCGCTCGGGCCGCCGTCGGCGGTGGTCGAACTTGGCGAGGAGCTCACCGCCGCGCGCGCCGACTGGCAGATCCATGCCTATGGGCGCGCGGGCCATGCCTTCACCGATAGCGCAATGCCCGCCGGGCAGGCCGGGTTCGGTTACGACGCACGGGCCGATCGCCGCAGTTGGCGCGCCATGAGTCAATTTTTACAAGATTGCCTTTGA
- a CDS encoding GAF domain-containing protein: MGITVYAPAPTPSDEAARERAVLSSGALDARNDSILIELVEQARQRFGTGMAAVSILSRDWQYLIAAAGVSSRTYSRRMSLCGHAIITPQAVFCVEDARADARFADNPVLIDGGQVRFYAGAPLVDADHLPIGTFCVFDRTPRADFGAYDQMHLKQLADATIARLAMRRADRPAT; encoded by the coding sequence ATGGGGATCACCGTTTATGCACCGGCGCCTACGCCGAGTGACGAGGCCGCCCGCGAACGCGCGGTGCTGTCGTCCGGGGCGCTGGACGCGCGCAATGACAGCATATTGATCGAGCTGGTCGAACAGGCGCGGCAGCGGTTCGGCACCGGGATGGCGGCGGTGTCGATCCTCTCGCGCGACTGGCAGTATCTGATCGCCGCCGCCGGGGTCTCGTCGCGAACCTACAGCCGCCGCATGTCGCTCTGCGGTCATGCGATCATTACCCCGCAGGCGGTATTCTGCGTCGAGGATGCGCGTGCGGACGCACGCTTTGCCGACAATCCGGTGCTGATCGACGGCGGGCAGGTGCGTTTCTATGCCGGCGCACCGCTGGTCGATGCCGACCATCTGCCGATCGGGACGTTCTGCGTGTTCGACCGAACGCCGCGCGCCGATTTCGGCGCCTATGACCAGATGCACCTCAAGCAGCTTGCCGACGCGACGATCGCGCGGCTGGCGATGCGTCGCGCCGACCGGCCGGCGACCTGA
- a CDS encoding chorismate mutase: MTDDVLKGYRKSIDNIDAALVCLLAERFKITQAVGAHKAHTGLPAADPGREEAQITRLRQLSEDAELDPEFSEKFLRFIIDEVIRHHRAAAAG; this comes from the coding sequence ATGACCGACGACGTTCTGAAGGGCTATCGCAAGAGCATCGACAACATCGACGCCGCTTTGGTGTGCCTGCTCGCGGAGCGCTTCAAGATCACGCAGGCGGTCGGCGCGCACAAGGCGCATACCGGGCTGCCCGCCGCCGACCCCGGCCGCGAAGAGGCGCAGATCACGCGGCTGCGTCAGTTGAGCGAGGACGCCGAGCTGGACCCCGAATTCTCGGAGAAGTTCCTGCGCTTCATCATCGACGAGGTGATCCGCCACCACCGCGCCGCCGCGGCGGGCTGA
- a CDS encoding polyprenyl synthetase family protein, translating into MSATLHRLPGHTPSLDPMIGLVAADMDHVNAVIVERMRSEIPLIPELAGHLIAGGGKRMRPMLTLAGAQLVGYGGDRHHLLAAAVEFIHTATLLHDDVVDGSDLRRGKRTANIIWGNPASVLVGDFLFSRSFELMVAGGNMRALEILSNASAVIAEGEVNQLTAARRVDLPEERYLDIIHAKTAALFAAACRIAAVVAERPAAEEQALDSYGRNLGIAFQLVDDAIDYTSDAGTMGKDAGDDFREGKMTLPVILAYARGGDEERAFWRDAVEGRRSSDTDFAQAIDLVRRTRAVDDTLARARHYGQRAIESLAIFADSPIKDAMVEAVEFAVARAY; encoded by the coding sequence ATGAGCGCTACCTTGCACCGACTTCCCGGGCACACGCCCTCGCTCGATCCCATGATCGGGCTGGTTGCCGCCGACATGGATCACGTCAATGCCGTGATCGTAGAGCGGATGCGATCGGAAATTCCGTTGATCCCGGAATTGGCCGGTCATCTGATCGCGGGCGGCGGCAAACGGATGCGCCCGATGCTGACGCTCGCGGGGGCGCAGCTGGTCGGTTATGGCGGCGATCGCCATCACCTGCTCGCCGCGGCGGTGGAGTTCATCCATACGGCGACGCTGCTCCACGACGATGTCGTCGACGGATCGGACCTGCGCCGCGGCAAGCGTACCGCGAACATCATCTGGGGCAATCCGGCGAGCGTGCTGGTCGGCGACTTCCTGTTCTCGCGCTCCTTCGAGCTGATGGTGGCGGGCGGCAACATGCGCGCGCTGGAGATCCTGTCGAACGCCTCGGCGGTGATCGCGGAGGGCGAGGTCAATCAGTTGACCGCGGCGCGGCGCGTCGACCTGCCCGAGGAACGCTATCTCGACATCATCCACGCCAAGACGGCGGCGCTGTTCGCCGCGGCGTGCCGGATCGCGGCGGTGGTCGCCGAGCGCCCGGCGGCGGAGGAGCAGGCGCTCGACTCGTACGGCCGTAACCTCGGGATCGCGTTCCAGCTGGTCGACGATGCGATCGATTACACCAGCGACGCGGGCACGATGGGCAAGGATGCCGGCGACGATTTCCGCGAAGGCAAGATGACGCTGCCAGTGATCCTCGCTTATGCGCGGGGCGGCGACGAGGAGCGGGCGTTCTGGCGCGACGCGGTCGAGGGACGCCGGTCTAGCGATACCGATTTCGCGCAGGCGATCGATCTGGTCCGCCGCACGCGCGCGGTCGACGATACGCTGGCGCGAGCGCGGCATTATGGGCAGCGCGCGATCGAGTCGCTGGCGATCTTCGCCGACAGTCCGATCAAGGACGCGATGGTCGAGGCGGTCGAGTTCGCGGTGGCACGGGCGTATTGA
- the lepA gene encoding translation elongation factor 4, with protein sequence MTTPLNTIRNFSIIAHIDHGKSTLADRLIQATGGLTDREMSEQVLDNMDIEKERGITIKAQTVRLAYKAQDGETYTLNLMDTPGHVDFAYEVSRSLAACEGALLVVDAAQGVEAQTLANVYQSIEHDHEIVPVINKIDLPAAEPEKVRAEIEDVIGIDASDAVLASAKSGIGIPDILEAIVKKIPAPKGDAEAPLKAMLVDSWYDPYLGVVILVRVMEGVLKKGQQIKFMQAGTTHLIDRVGCFRPKIEQLPDLGPGEIGFITAQIKDVAQARVGDTLTDAKRPATEALPGFKEVQPVVFCGLFPVDANDFEKLRESISRLRLNDASFSFEMETSAALGFGFRCGFLGLLHLEIIQERLTREYDLDLITTAPSVVYQIELSHGAGHIDLHNPADMPDPNKIESISEPWIEAVIYVPDEYLGSILKLCQDRRGIQKNLTYVGGRAQATYELPLNEVVFDFYDRLKSLSKGYASFDYHQIGYREGDLVKMSILVNEEPVDALSMIVHRGTAETRGRGMCERLKELIPRHLFKIPIQAAIGGKVIARETISAMRKDVTAKCYGGDATRKRKLLDKQKKGKLKMREYGSVSIPQEAFIAALRMGDEN encoded by the coding sequence ATGACTACCCCGCTCAACACGATCCGCAATTTTTCAATCATCGCGCACATCGATCATGGCAAGTCGACGCTCGCCGACCGCCTGATCCAGGCGACCGGCGGCCTCACCGATCGCGAGATGAGCGAGCAGGTGCTCGACAATATGGACATCGAGAAGGAGCGCGGGATCACCATCAAGGCGCAGACCGTGCGCCTCGCCTATAAGGCGCAGGACGGTGAGACCTACACGCTCAACCTGATGGACACGCCCGGCCACGTCGACTTCGCCTATGAAGTGTCGCGGTCGCTGGCGGCATGCGAGGGCGCGTTGCTGGTCGTCGATGCCGCGCAGGGCGTCGAGGCGCAGACGCTCGCCAACGTCTACCAGTCGATCGAGCACGACCATGAGATCGTGCCGGTCATCAACAAGATCGACCTGCCCGCCGCCGAGCCCGAGAAGGTCCGCGCCGAGATCGAGGACGTGATCGGCATCGACGCGTCCGATGCGGTCCTCGCCAGCGCCAAGTCCGGGATCGGCATTCCCGACATCCTCGAGGCGATCGTCAAGAAGATCCCGGCGCCCAAGGGCGATGCCGAGGCCCCGCTCAAGGCGATGCTGGTCGACAGCTGGTACGACCCGTATCTCGGTGTCGTGATCCTCGTGCGCGTCATGGAAGGCGTGCTGAAGAAGGGTCAGCAGATCAAGTTCATGCAGGCCGGCACCACGCATCTGATCGACCGCGTCGGCTGCTTCCGGCCCAAGATCGAGCAGCTTCCCGACCTCGGCCCCGGTGAGATTGGCTTCATCACTGCGCAGATCAAGGACGTCGCGCAGGCGCGGGTCGGCGACACGCTGACCGACGCCAAGCGCCCCGCCACCGAAGCGCTGCCGGGGTTCAAGGAAGTTCAGCCGGTCGTCTTTTGCGGACTTTTTCCCGTTGATGCCAACGACTTCGAGAAGCTTCGCGAGAGCATTTCGAGGCTGCGCCTCAACGACGCGTCGTTCAGTTTCGAGATGGAAACCTCGGCCGCGCTCGGCTTCGGCTTCCGCTGCGGCTTCCTCGGGCTGCTGCATCTGGAGATCATCCAGGAGCGACTGACCCGCGAATACGACCTAGACCTCATCACCACCGCGCCGAGCGTGGTCTACCAGATCGAGTTGAGCCACGGCGCCGGGCATATCGACCTCCACAACCCCGCCGACATGCCCGATCCCAACAAGATCGAGTCGATCAGCGAACCGTGGATCGAGGCGGTGATCTACGTCCCCGACGAATATCTCGGGTCGATCCTCAAACTGTGTCAGGATCGCCGCGGTATCCAGAAGAACCTGACCTATGTCGGCGGACGCGCGCAGGCGACCTATGAGCTGCCGCTCAACGAGGTCGTCTTCGACTTCTACGATCGGCTCAAGTCGCTGTCGAAGGGCTATGCGAGCTTCGACTATCACCAGATCGGCTATCGCGAGGGCGACCTCGTCAAGATGAGCATCCTCGTCAACGAGGAACCGGTCGATGCGCTGAGCATGATCGTCCACCGCGGCACCGCCGAGACGCGTGGTCGCGGCATGTGCGAGCGCCTCAAGGAACTGATCCCGCGCCATCTGTTCAAGATCCCGATCCAGGCGGCGATCGGCGGCAAGGTGATCGCGCGCGAGACGATCAGCGCGATGCGCAAGGACGTTACCGCCAAATGCTACGGCGGCGATGCCACGCGTAAGCGCAAGCTGCTGGACAAGCAGAAGAAGGGCAAGCTGAAGATGCGCGAATACGGCTCGGTCAGCATCCCGCAGGAAGCCTTCATCGCTGCCCTTCGCATGGGCGACGAGAACTGA